The genomic stretch CTGTCCCTAGTTTTATTCTCTCGTTTCCATCCAAATTATGTTCATATTTTATGCTATAAACTAATGCATAAACTGTTCACATGCTCATGTCAATCCTTGTCGTTCCTGTCTGCAATTCAacttcatctctctctcccttatcATTGAACCCCACCTGCCCTCTTTCTTCCTTATTCTTTTTCCCTGCAACTTCTTCCACCTCTCTTTGCAGTTTTGTTCAATAAACTTGTCATTATGAGACAGGAAAGGCTGGTAGATGAATATGAGGTCTCAGAGATTTTAGGAAGAGGAGGCTTCTCTGTCGTGAGAAGGGGTGTGAGGATATCAAGCAGTGAAAAAACCCACGTGGCCATCAAGACCCTTAAGAGATTTTGCCTTAATTCAACAACTCCACCAGGAATTCCAAAGAGTAGCCGTGGTGGAGAGAAAAGCATAGCAGCTTCCATGGGATTCCCAATGTGGAAGCAGGTTCCTGTGTCGGATGCCTTGCTGACAAATGAGATCTTGGTTATGAGGAAGATTGTCGAAAATGTCTCCCCTCATCCAAACGTTATTGATCTGTACGATGTCTATGAGGACCAAAGTGGTGTTCATCTTGTCCTCGAGCTCTGTTCCGGCGGGGAGCTGTTTGACCGAATCGTCGCCCAAGAGAGGTAtcgttaaatcaccatttatctcaaaagtttaagtttgtaagaaagaacaacaaaatacgtcaaatatttaattaaaatgagacaTGTACGTACAACAGTGACTGAGTTGGAACTCAAAactaaattaccacttatttcaaaaacttaagcaATCAGATATGTTAGAATATCTGAGTTTGTGAAAGATTgtcaccttgagtttgaggggaatgttagaatatattttgatattcaccgtatttattgattgatttatatttccctgtatatatatattgatttgtttATGTAATATTGTTCATTAATTCTTGATTGTACTCCCTATTTTATtgggccttattcaactataaataggcccctttGATACAGTTCAATATCCAACACATAttctttagttattttaacaagataatttatattctaacaggtaCTCGGAAGCAGGAGCAGCAGCCGTGGTTCGGCAGATTGCGAAGGGGTTAACGGCTATTCACCGGGCGAATATTGTCCACAGGGACTTGAAGCCGGAAAACTGTCTCTTCTTGAACAAAACTGAGGGTTCTCCATTGAAGATCATGGATTTTGGACTGAGTTCTGTGGAGGAATTCACAGACCCAGTTGTTGGATTGTTTGGTTCAATAGATTATGTCTCACCAGAGGCCCTTTGTCAGGGCACAATaacttctaaaagtgatatgtggTCCTTGGGGGTTATCTTGTATATCCTGCTCTCTGGGTATGTTGCTAAGTTTCCTGCATATCtcctttcaaaattcaaatcataCCATATTTATAGAAATCTTACAGTACTCCAGCAGCTAGAACCTGCTGCAACATTGCAGATTACAATTTATTTCTTGATGGTTTCTATTCCTAAAGATATATTTGATCTCTATTTTCCATCGAGCTACCTCCCTCTGCAAATGGGATTGAGAAATGTGACACTTTACAAATTTTTACTCTAAAAGTTTGTTTCTAAATGACGTACCACTATCTTATGAATTGGTAACACGTCATTTGGGAACAATCAGGTTAGTGCTTGCCACTAAAGTATTATATGAGTTTCCAGAGGAAAACAAATCTGAATTGTCTAACATGTATgctgcacacacacacaacccTGGCACCCTAGGGCTAGCCATTGACAATTTGACATTACCTGCAAACCTAACACAAATAaacccaacataaaattagtgaaTTAAGGTTAAAGGATCTGacaagtttaattaaatagattatgTTAGAATttgcatatataatattatactcATACTTCGACACAACGTGAATCCGACACGTAAATATGAATTGTCACCCATACGGCGCCATCATTGACCTAACTTATTCAACTAAACAAAGGAGGCAATAACGTAAATCAAGAAGTGAAATCTTTCTTAGTGTACTTGTCAGATTCTGGAGTTagtttcttaatttaattttggttcATTTTAATTAGCTGAATACAAGGCTATGATGAATTTgtcatggatatatatatatatatatataaggattttcaaattctaaaaatttcagggatatattttaacactcttctGTGATAATATTTTTAGGTATCCACCATTCATTGCTCAGTCAAATCGGCAAAAGCAACAAATGATAATGGCTGTAagtccttttccttttcttttctttttttttttaaaaaaagtcttattataatatgatattctTTATTTCAATTTCCTTGAAATGCATGCAGTTTATCTAATTTGCCTAATTTCGAGAGAAATGCTTTTATATGTAGGGAGAGTTTAGTTTTTATGAGAAGACTTGGAAGAACATTACCTCATCAGCAAAGCAATTGATTTCAAGTCTCCTCACAGTTGATCCTGATAGGAGACCTAGTGCTCTAGAGGTATTTTGCTCTCTTCCTTTATACCAACcacatttttattcattttataataCTGATGTCACagtttcaattaattttaaattacgattttttttaacattataaaataattatgggaTAAAGTTGTAATATCTagcattatacatatataaataaattatatgttgGTGATTTCCAAATAATGCCACAAGTCCCTTTTATGTCACTCTTGTGTtcttccaagaatgatgtgactcttaaaatcaccattagacttgtaattgatcattattgaattttgattaaattgtgattttaaaaactatatcatttttagagtgatagAAGAATGACACAAGAAAGATTTTGAGTATTAGTCATGATTTCCACAATGCATCAAACTAATTCAGTACGGGTTAAATTAGTTTCAAACTTACAGgattgaagaaagaaaacccTATATAGAGCCttgtgttaagtcccacattggaaagaacaaacaaaaattcaaccTAGCTATGACGTGTATAATTAAATAACTccaaggggttggcctagtGGTTGAGGCTTGTGGTCATAGGAAGTATTACCCTATAGATCCTAAGTTCGAGACTTGCTAGGTGCAAACTCCCCCTTGGAGCCACACCCCGTTTACTCTATAGGGGTGGGACTGAAGAGCCTTGCCTTGTCGAGGTTCCtcgtcataaaaaataataataataataataataaataaataaataaataatagtaaacTAATTTGTCCATTTGCGGGAGTGGGAATATTTAATTGCACTTGCATTAATCTTTTTGCAGATTGAATCATGGTTGTATAATTGTATGTCATGATTTGGAGGGCCAAGACAAAACCCATACTAAATATCACACAAATATCTCACAAGTGTTGAGTAGTCCTTTGATCGatccttatttaaaaaaatcaaaataaaaatggacTTTCAgtaatttactaatttaaaaataagtgaTAATATAAGCAGGTCTAGACTTTCAATAATTTACTATCTAAATTACAAGTAATTTAAACAACAAATGTGAGAAAATATCTTTAAAGTCTACCTGTCTGAACAGAAGGCATGTTGTTCAAAACttattattaaattgacatatgtatTTAGAACATATGATTCTTACGTGCATTTGAAGGAAatctttgtctaaattattaTACGTGCCTCATTCATCTAACCTTGCACATGATTACAATTATTATACTAGCAACAAATTGAAACCACAACCATTATGGTTCCCTCCTTACCTTGTAGCTACTtggtctgttttttttttttttttttttcatgattatTATTTATAGTCAATCAAGCAAGTAAGAGATTATTGAATTAATTTGGTTGTTGATAATGAAATTCacttttacaaaaattaaattaatgaaaatctGAAAACAGCTTCTGGAGCATCCGTGGGTGATAGGTGATTCAGCCAAGCAGGATCAAATGGATTCCGAGATCGTTTCAAGACTGCAGCGTTTTAATGCCAGACGCAAATTGCGTGCTGCAGCCTTTGCTAGCTTGTGGACCAGCACTGTTTTCTCTAGGACCAAAAAGCTCAAATCTTTACTAGGCTCCCATGACCTTTCACAAGAGGAAATTGAGAATCTCAGGatacatttttccaaaatgTGAGTGTACCCAAATGtcagattttcttttcttttctttttttcttctttttttttctttttttttggacggATGGGATCCACATAGTTACCACTTCGAATAGCTAGTAATTTGGACAGGTTATGTGAGAAAGCTCATATAGGACTTATCTAGCTACTTACCctcaaataaattttgcatTGTCCCGCTACCTATCCAAACAAGTGGGTCTTATATTGTCTCTGTTGTATTACCTGcccaaattactagcaattcggACAAATAATTGTCGTGAAtccttatttgttatttacGTTAGTTCAAGTTTGAGGACCGGGATTCCCGACAATTGGGAATCCCTCCTCTTACCCCTACCTCTCTCTTCTTTGGATAGAAAGGCTTTGTTGACCGAGCAGATGGCCTTTTTGCTTGAGTAGGACTCCTATACTCAGACAGGGAAGCTCTTCTCACAGTCTTTCTATTATTACCCATTTCCCCTTTTCTTTGGGCAAGGATGCTCAGACAGTGAAGCTCTTCTCAGAGTCTTTTTGTTATTACccattttcccttttctttggGCAAGGACAGAGGATCCGGATCCAAAGCCTAGTGAGGTGCAGAGCATTAAATGGTCTTGGAGAAAAATCAATGAGACAAACTAAATTCTTGACCCCTCTCTATCAGCCAAACTCACATGAGTCACATTTAACCCTATAACCAGTCTTTCAAGATAACTCATGAAGAGAGAATATCATTGACAAACTGCAGATGTTCAAAAGGTGACAATGCCACTCAATCTGAGTTCGACCAGGTGCTGAAAGCAATGAACATGTCTTCGTTGATTCCACTAGCACCCAGGGTTTTTGACCTTTTTGACAACAACCGTGATGGAACAGTTGATATGCGAGAGATTCTCTGTGGGTTCTCCAGCCTCAGGAACTCACAAGGGGATGATGCTCTTCGTCTGTGCTTCCAGGTGCACTcctttcattgttttttataaCACCAACACATGCACATGCACATGCACTCATTTGATTTGCACTGAGGAACCTGCAACTTGTTTTGTGAATTTCTGAAACCAATATCAAATAGTGCAATGCTCCATTTGATTGCCAAGGAAACAGAACAAGAGAAGAGATTCTTCTCGCTGCTGCCAATCCAACACAAAATAGTTTTTGAGAATCCAAATTTCATTCCCTCTTCCCCTGCCTTCCAAGCTACCAGAAGAAGCACAAAAATTTCTATGAGAGACACAGAGAGCCACTTCAAAAGCTTTCATCAATTCTTGAACAGGTTGCATATAATCCAGACGAAAAGAAGCCGAGGCATATATAAAACCGAGCTAATAGTCTCTCTTGTTTGTTTGGCCAACAGATGTATGATACAGATCGGTCTGGATACATCAGCAAGGAAGAAGTAGCATCCATgcttagagtaatgctacttcTAACTTCTTCATGGTGTATTTCTCTTGGTAGCTAACTTGCATTTCTAGCTGCTTTTACTTAGTATCATGACCCGTTGATTTTGTTGAGCAGGCTCTGCCTGATAACTGCCTCCCAGCGGATATCACGGAACCAGGAAAATTGGATGAGATATTTGATCTGATGGATGCCAACAGTGATGGTAGGGTAACCTTCGAAGAGTTCAAAGCTGCCATGCAGAGAGACAGCTCTCTTCAAGATGTAGTCCTCTCCTCTCTTCGCCCATCATAGTTTTCCCACTCTCCACTTTCTGTCAACTTTCCAATAAAATTCTggatttctcttttcctttgttgAATATTTTTGTCATAGGAATCAGAAGACTGGTAATCAAATGAGATGAGAAGATAATGTACTTCTAGTTTTTGAGATAAAAACTAGGACCTGTTATCCTTGATCGCAtactaaaaaagagaaagaaaaccaGGGAAGCAAGCTTCACAGATTGAACATCGAAGTCACCAAAACCAGTAGCAGAAAACTCAGCCCCAGtttcaacttaaatttttgtttcaaatgcAAAAGCATTGGAAAGAAGTGTTCTTTTTAAACCCACCacaagagaaaatattttttattaagatgaAATTACTCAAAACATCCTTATTTTGAACTCCAAAAGGACATATTTTAAGGTGGTTTAAGGTTATATTTAATGGACCTCGTTCACTTATCTTCCTTTCTTCAAACTACCTAgccaaaaagactaaaaaaacaGTGACAGGTGTTCACAGCCTCACAGGACAGGTATATCACTATATGCAAAATTGATAGAAATCATTGCCAACCAACTGAAACGCATCACTTATCAAAAGAGATGAATCAGAACAAAAATGTCAATTTCATGacttatcaatttaaatataatacgttttttttttttttttgacatgtccacacaagagggagagGGGGGATTTGAATTAGTaacttccgcttcatgaggcgtggtctccagccgattgaatATTATATACTATATCAATAGTGTTGAGCgattttttattgtgttttattttcttaaaaacaaaaaacttcaaGTTCAAAACTTTAATGGAGAAAAAATCCTCATTTTCCTGTTAACTACTAGCATCGGAATGCCAATTCAAGTCAAATCTAAGGAAAAGAAGAACCACATGTAAATCTCTACTGCAAATGCGCAGAAtgaactttcttcttttctttccatctctaccttcatttgaattttattcTACTTTTCCTTTTTGATTGATATAAACTGCGGAACTTCAGTAGGGGGCAGAGTTACATATGGTATAGTGGGGAATTCTGTGTTCCAGTAAAAAATGGAAACCTCATGGATGAAAAGGGCATAGTCATATTGGAATGGCAGCTATTGCTGCGTTAGCCAGCTCTCCCATGTCAAAACGCGAACACGCAAAATTTAGTTTTACAATTCTGCTAAACATTACAAGACTACCAAATATCAGTAGAGCATACTAATTATATAGAAAAGAAAGTAGAACCAccaaaaaattcaatttggatgtaaaattaattatcaGTACACATGCCAATTTGTATATTGGAACAATATCTAGGCACTACAAATCATCATTTTCATCCATACCTCTCATGTCATCACTGCCTCTGTCATCTGTACTGTCACTACAATCATCCAGATCTTTTACTTTGTCACTCAAAAAAGTAGGCTCGCTGGGGACTGTTACATCAATCCAGCTCACGTCCTCTCCCTCCAATACTCCTGGGTCCTCCACCCAATCTCCCATGTTGGCATCTATAGCTTCTAAGCATAGGGGGTCAATCGTACCTCTTCTAATCCTAGCTTTACTTGCTTCGGGTCTCCTGGTTGGACAGAAAAAGGCCAAGACACAGGTTGTAAGCTTTTGTAGCACAACATgttcagaaaataaaagagaagccACCTTAGCTAGtaggggcaaaaagaacaagaaaattaagataactaatcaccaaaggaaaaacataaaatatacaCTTAACATAGGATGACAAAAAAGAACTGTCTATCGTATCAGATATTCCATCGTTTcaatcaagtttttttttatttcatttaaaattgtacttttactTGGGGGGGAAAAAGGGGGGCGGGAGGTTAATGTAGAGAGGAAGGGAATGAAATCAATGGCcattttttttggaaaccaGAAAAAAGACATACCATAGGCTTGTTTCCCCTTTATAATAATGTGAATAAATTGCAGTGGACAGTCATTCAACTTCAATTTCTAGGAGTTAAAAGGATCCCAAACAACCCAAGATCCATATTGTATGGGTTTGGAGAGTTGCTTCAGCCGGCTTTcagactttttttcttttcttttccttcttttttccaGTGAGTTACAGTTGCACAAAATGGATCTTGAAACTATGACCTTGCCCTCCACCCCATTTTCAAGGGAAGAAGTGCCATTTCAGACCTTTGATCTCCTGTCTACATTTCTACTTACCAATCAAACTTGGAAAGATTAGTTTTCCAAGGGAAACTGATGCCAAAGCATCCTCTCAATACCCAATAATAAGATCTAAACTCAGGCTTTAACTCTTCATAATGAACATGCCATTccatcatcaccatcaccaaAACTTTCACCAAGTATAGGAAACTAAGGTAAGAAACCCCAGTCCTTCATCACCTTTAGCCAGTTGTAACTCAGTTGAAAATACCACCTCTAACACCACTTGAAAATACCATTGGACCAAGCCAAACAATTAGCCAGTTGTAACTCAAATACACTGCAGTAGAGTAAAGCTTTAGAAACAAATCTATCAAAGTAGCAGACAACCCACCAAATCCTAAGCCCAGGTGGGCAACCAGGTTTGGAAGACTAGGATTGCGGCTGATCAAATCCTTTCTGGAATGAGGAAATGGTGTTTGTGGTGGAAGAGTCATTTGAGGATTACTTGTTGCTTTCGGTTGAGGACCGTGTTTGTGGTGGCCCATCAAATCCTAACGCCTGCCAGAGTAGGATGGCCATTCGCCAAAGGGTCCAACCACatggttttttcctttttttttttttttagttgtttcagaatttttatttttatatttattaagggtatttttgcaTTAAAGGATATTGACAacttttggtagtttgagaggaatATTGTCGCACTCTAAAttttggggggaacattgtaAATTGGATAGTAGTTTAAAGGAGATATGTTGACTTTTCCCAATATTCATACACTCCCCTCATGTGTGAGATCAAATTGTTCCTTAATAAGTAAGGCCCAACACATGACACATGAAATATTTGACTGATATAAGATGTGAATTACAAAAATAGAATTCGAACTTAAGACTTTTGCTCtggtaccatgttaaatcaccaattgtcctaaaagtttaagatgataaaaaatgaagaatttgattatttaattaatattctagcaGCAACCCTATAAATCAATTTGCTACAGCAATAGGAATACGAAAGACTAGCATGAAATATGTCGATAGACATGAAATGGTAATCTTAATCAAAGTGGCCTATCTCCTTTGACAAGTACAATCTCTTCAAACTAGCCAACCTATTCCTCCGATTTTACAATCACCACATCCCAAAAGGTCCTAGTTTTGAAAGAAGAAATAAGAGGCAATCCCAAATATGACATCGAGAGAGATCCTACCTCAGAATCAAGTAACTCACCAACTCCATCCACCCCTGCACCTCTTTAACAAGGAACACTCTTGTTCAGGCTAACTTTCCACTCTGAATGAAAATTAAGCTTGAAAGCTAGAGTACCCCTCAAAAAGAGCTACTTCCCCAGGTAGAGTAAAATGAAGCAAATTCATCTATCGAACCCAAGTAGCTGGAAATTACTTTGTTACATAAGTCTGGTTTTATCCAGAAGATAGCACATTTACTCCAAGACATACTGTTTgaattataaatattatatggGGAGATTACAATGTTAGATAACTGTCGTTGTATCCATAAAATAGCATATTTTATCTGGGATGTGGCATTTATATACTGTTAAATTACAATAAGCAAATATATCCTGATATACCTGTTAGAGTGAATATATGAATATTTGTGGAAGGGTGTGTAATTTTCTAAGTGTACGAGGAGTGGTATGTAAACCTTCTAGAAGGAGGCTAGCTGTCCTAGTGAGGTGTCATTCTATAGCTGTCATAGTACagaatattattgtattttgtcCTTCTATTAAATGAATAAGTGAGGAGGAAGGAGCAACACTAAATCAGGAGCTCCATTCCATTCCATagttttctttccatttcaatttcTTCAGTCTCGTTTCATTATAACCTAGATGAATGGCAAAGTCTTTCCAGCACATGAGAATAGAAGTGAAGTGATTCATGAGTATGAAACGCCTCACTAGAGGCAACTTCtaagtgaaagaaagagaggcAGAAGACCAGAAACAATGCATGATTAAATCCAGTGATTCTTGTTGTGGACATCATTTGGATCAATCAAAATCAAGACTTGCGTAATGACTTAATCTGatgacaataaaaaaaatcgcCAATAATTTAGTCACAGCTCTTTGTCAGATAAAGTTCATTCCATGAATGTAGAAGATTGAACAGAAGGACCAATGAGCTATCTGAAATCCACAAGTGCTTCGACTCCCATGGTATTACGAATATAATTGTCAAAAAATTACCGATGGACAAAATACCTCTCTTGAAGATGCAAGTTATAATGAACAAATATAAGATCGTTCAATCTTTGATGCTCCAACCGGTTCCTCTTCTTCAAATGGATACGTTCAAACATGCTCCAATTCCTGTCACATCGGGTGATACTGCAAGTTTGGCTTAATATCCTGACAGCTAAGCGCTGTAAATCTGGGTAATCAGCCGCATACAGTGACCACCAAGTAGCTgcaaaacaaacataataagAATTACTTTACCATGTACAACAAAGTATTAGAAACTTGGAAAGAACAAATGATAAGATGGTAACCTGGAGCCAATGAATCTCGACTACGTAATGCCACAGGTCGACCAAAATCTCCTACAGCTTCCTCATAGAAATTTACATTACTTGTAATCATGACCTGAGCTGTTAAATCAGGCTCTAAGGTTTCAATGCAGTCAAGGAAGCCCTTTTGGATGACTTTGTTAGACGAGAAACTGGGGTTGTAGAATACGGAGGGGTTCAGGTAGTATGCAGCTGCATGAAGCGAGCTATGAAATTCCTCCTGCCAAATATGATCAACAACCTCTAAATAGGGCAAGTAGGCAGATTCCTTGTTGTTCAATGCATCAATGAAgcttttctttgctttttccaTTGCATCATATATGTATCCGACAGACGGCTTCTCTCCACAGTCCATAAGCTGTAAAACGGATAGCAAGGGCTTTGTCACCTTCAGAGTCTGGTCACACATTGACCAGAAGAGTGGGTCCACAATAACCTCTGCCACCTCAAGTCCTGCCCTTTGCTTAGAGAAAGTTGAATGCATCCAAGCAGCTCCAGTAAACATCTGATGGAGATGGCCCTTCAAAGATAACATGTTCTGCAGCGTCAGAAAGATGGAAGCAAACCTGGTGGTTGTGAGTTGGATAATATCTCTTCCACCTGTTTTCTTCCTCATTAAAATGAGGACCCAAGCATTGTTGTATATAAACTGTGTTACCTGTTTAGCCTTTGCCAAAACATCTTTTACTACATCCATTTTTCCAATGTCCTCGAGCATTAAGTCAATACAATGTACTCCACATGCAGTGCAGAAAAAGGTTTTGTATTTCTCCATTAAAAGTTTTCCTGCAGCTTTGTAACTGGGTGAAGTATCTGTCAGAAAATTGACAATATTCTTTTGCCCGACTTCTTGAACGACACCATCAAATAAGTTTAAAAGTGCCTCAGCAGATGTGATTTCTGATGCATCAACAGATTTTAGGAACATGGTACCCTTCGGACAGTAAACAAAGAAGTTTATCACTGTACGACCAGTTCTGTCCATCCACCTATCAACCATTACCGAACACCCAGTCACTTCCCAAGACTTTCTTAGTTCTTCAACATATTCACTCACATCCTGAACGCTCCTGTTCAGCAACTTACCCCTCAAAGATTGATAAGAGGGCATCTTATAACCAGGGCCTACAGCAGCAATAGCATCAGCCATCTCTTGAAAATACTGTGAATTGGCAGCAGTGAATTGTATGCCAGCTTCATACAAAAATCTCGCAACAGCCATGTCAGCTTGATCCATGCTCTCCTGGGAAGCAAAACTCTGGTGTATTGGTTCAGCAACAATAGGCACAACAGATGAAAAATATTGCTTCTTCTGTCTCCTAGAGCGATTGGAGATTCTTTCCACAACCTCTTTTCCCCTTCTCTTGCTAGTGCCTCGAGCAGAAACCATGTTCTTAATCTGCACCACATCGCCATCATCTCCTTCTTCCCTACCTTGAATATATGACATGGAATCCTTGCTACTTCTCATTCCTTTCTGCCTCTTTAATCTTtccaaaactttaaaacctaGATGTTGTTGCATCTGCACTTTAACTTCTTCAGGTACTTCCTCACATGGAGCTACATTTCCTCTTTCCCCAGCTAAATGTTGCTTCAGTCTAGAAATCCCACCACCGAGCATAATTTTATGACAGTATTTACATTTGATCTTTTGGCGACCCCCATTTACCATAATTCCATGGGCCCAACCAGGATCAGAAGCTCGGGGAGGTGCCAAACCCTAGTAGGAGATATGCACAGTCAACAGttaaattcaaaagatttataTCTACAGGAGACTTCCATTCACATACACGgatgaaataaaatgataaaagacAAACATTTGGACTTCAAGTTCAAAAATTCAAGAATGGAAAAGTCAAAAGCTGGAAAGAGCAA from Corylus avellana chromosome ca1, CavTom2PMs-1.0 encodes the following:
- the LOC132184872 gene encoding uncharacterized protein LOC132184872 isoform X1, with product MQHKDSQGLAPPRASDPGWAHGIMVNGGRQKIKCKYCHKIMLGGGISRLKQHLAGERGNVAPCEEVPEEVKVQMQQHLGFKVLERLKRQKGMRSSKDSMSYIQGREEGDDGDVVQIKNMVSARGTSKRRGKEVVERISNRSRRQKKQYFSSVVPIVAEPIHQSFASQESMDQADMAVARFLYEAGIQFTAANSQYFQEMADAIAAVGPGYKMPSYQSLRGKLLNRSVQDVSEYVEELRKSWEVTGCSVMVDRWMDRTGRTVINFFVYCPKGTMFLKSVDASEITSAEALLNLFDGVVQEVGQKNIVNFLTDTSPSYKAAGKLLMEKYKTFFCTACGVHCIDLMLEDIGKMDVVKDVLAKAKQVTQFIYNNAWVLILMRKKTGGRDIIQLTTTRFASIFLTLQNMLSLKGHLHQMFTGAAWMHSTFSKQRAGLEVAEVIVDPLFWSMCDQTLKVTKPLLSVLQLMDCGEKPSVGYIYDAMEKAKKSFIDALNNKESAYLPYLEVVDHIWQEEFHSSLHAAAYYLNPSVFYNPSFSSNKVIQKGFLDCIETLEPDLTAQVMITSNVNFYEEAVGDFGRPVALRSRDSLAPATWWSLYAADYPDLQRLAVRILSQTCSITRCDRNWSMFERIHLKKRNRLEHQRLNDLIFVHYNLHLQERRPEASKARIRRGTIDPLCLEAIDANMGDWVEDPGVLEGEDVSWIDVTVPSEPTFLSDKVKDLDDCSDSTDDRGSDDMRGMDENDDL
- the LOC132167932 gene encoding calcium and calcium/calmodulin-dependent serine/threonine-protein kinase-like; this encodes MRQERLVDEYEVSEILGRGGFSVVRRGVRISSSEKTHVAIKTLKRFCLNSTTPPGIPKSSRGGEKSIAASMGFPMWKQVPVSDALLTNEILVMRKIVENVSPHPNVIDLYDVYEDQSGVHLVLELCSGGELFDRIVAQERYSEAGAAAVVRQIAKGLTAIHRANIVHRDLKPENCLFLNKTEGSPLKIMDFGLSSVEEFTDPVVGLFGSIDYVSPEALCQGTITSKSDMWSLGVILYILLSGYPPFIAQSNRQKQQMIMAGEFSFYEKTWKNITSSAKQLISSLLTVDPDRRPSALELLEHPWVIGDSAKQDQMDSEIVSRLQRFNARRKLRAAAFASLWTSTVFSRTKKLKSLLGSHDLSQEEIENLRIHFSKICSKGDNATQSEFDQVLKAMNMSSLIPLAPRVFDLFDNNRDGTVDMREILCGFSSLRNSQGDDALRLCFQMYDTDRSGYISKEEVASMLRALPDNCLPADITEPGKLDEIFDLMDANSDGRVTFEEFKAAMQRDSSLQDVVLSSLRPS
- the LOC132184872 gene encoding uncharacterized protein LOC132184872 isoform X2, which produces MQHKDSQGLAPPRASDPGWAHGIMVNGGRQKIKCKYCHKIMLGGGISRLKQHLAGERGNVAPCEEVPEEVKVQMQQHLGFKVLERLKRQKGMRSSKDSMSYIQGREEGDDGDVVQIKNMVSARGTSKRRGKEVVERISNRSRRQKKQYFSSVVPIVAEPIHQSFASQESMDQADMAVARFLYEAGIQFTAANSQYFQEMADAIAAVGPGYKMPSYQSLRGKLLNRSVQDVSEYVEELRKSWEVTGCSVMVDRWMDRTGRTVINFFVYCPKGTMFLKSVDASEITSAEALLNLFDGVVQEVGQKNIVNFLTDTSPSYKAAGKLLMEKYKTFFCTACGVHCIDLMLEDIGKMDVVKDVLAKAKQGHLHQMFTGAAWMHSTFSKQRAGLEVAEVIVDPLFWSMCDQTLKVTKPLLSVLQLMDCGEKPSVGYIYDAMEKAKKSFIDALNNKESAYLPYLEVVDHIWQEEFHSSLHAAAYYLNPSVFYNPSFSSNKVIQKGFLDCIETLEPDLTAQVMITSNVNFYEEAVGDFGRPVALRSRDSLAPATWWSLYAADYPDLQRLAVRILSQTCSITRCDRNWSMFERIHLKKRNRLEHQRLNDLIFVHYNLHLQERRPEASKARIRRGTIDPLCLEAIDANMGDWVEDPGVLEGEDVSWIDVTVPSEPTFLSDKVKDLDDCSDSTDDRGSDDMRGMDENDDL